The nucleotide window CACTACCAAGTATGACATGAAACACAACTTAGACATCTTTAAACCAGAAATGTTAAAATTGATGCATCAATGACGGGAATAAACAGCAGTATCAAGGAATACGAATTTAATTAAAACTTTCAAATCAGGCGCAGAATAATTACATCAAAGATTTTCATTAGCATCAACtttaaaatcaagaaaggaagagTCCAAAACATAAACACACGCCCCATATACAACATAGACATACAGGACTGGAAGATATTAGACTTCTTACAAGAAGTATGCCCGCTAGGGAAGCTTTTGTGTCCTTCCTTGATGACACTCTTGTCACCAGTACACATAACATTCTTTGTGATAGGATCAAAAACCTGTGCTTGCCATGTGCCATTGGCAAAAGCATGAGATCAATACAGCACCTAAAGTCAACAAATCACTAACAGGTAATTCAAGGGTAGTTATGAATTAGAGACCAACCCCTTTTCCATCAGGGAAACAACGCCAAAAGAAGTCAGGACGAGGTCGACCAACAGCATCTTTAATGGCATCAGTAATAACTCCAGtaataagaacagaaaatagaagtCCTGAAATTGCATCATAATACATTAAAGTCATCACATTGTACAACAATATGcaagcagaaaaataaaaaaataaaaaaataatcagGAGACGACAAAAGCTACCCAGTAAGGCATGGTGCAGGTCATATACATCCCTTCTGATAAAGTAATAGAAAATAATGACAGCAAAAGGCAGCACTATTGCAACGATCTGTTAGACAGAAAAACAAATTGTTTATGATTGTCGTAGAAGTGAATTCCATTTGTACAAATTTGAATAAGAACCGAACATACTGGAACTGCCCAAAATGGAACAGTATTGTCTTGCAATGGGTATTTCAGGTCTGTCATCATGTCCTGTCCAACAAAGCGATGAAACGGCTCTATGATATTCAAAATGATCTCTGTCACCCCAAGAAGCAAAAGAATCAGCCAGTCTTGCACATGCGTTTTCACAACTTTAACTCCATGGGATCTTATGGTGTAAGCACCTGACTGAACCTCGGGCATTTGTTTCTGTTTTACAGCtctgaataaaaataaaatacgtAATATATGTCACCTTTGTGGAAGACGAGCATCTATTCCGTAATTCACAAACTAAATTAATCGAATTAAACTAAAACCCTCCAATTCCTTCAGGTATTTCTCTGTTAAACGCTCAGTTTGGTAGCCGAGAAAGTGTTAACAATCAAAAACGGAAGCAAAAATCAGAAAGTAGCAGCCAACAAATGTAATCGCTCACAGGCCGAAAATCAGTACATATTGAAACCAGAAAGACAGGTAAAGAAAGAACAACGAATAGCAAATTAAATTGCATTTGGAATATGAACTGACCTGTAAAAAACCTTCAAATTTTGAAGAACGAGAAGCACTGGTTGAGTGTGAGAGGAATTCAGCTTTtcttaaaaagaaacaaaagcgTGTGTATATTTTGTCCGCGGCTGAGAGAGACGACAAAAATGGAGTGAATTTGCAGTGGAGTGAAAGCTGAGAAAGAGCTATGCAGCAGGGGTAGGTTTCTTTACCCGCGAATTGCGTCACTCTCTCAAATCTCTGTCGCCATCGACGGAGGAAGACAGATTGTACACACAAGGAATCAAGAAAATGTACACCACCTAACACATCTCCTATTTTTATACCACCTATTTTAACCCTATAAAATTTAAGGAAGAATTCTCTTATAAAATTAACGTGcataatttaatataatttatgaTTATCTGCATAAGGGAATTcttatattataaatttatatcaaatattTATGGATAATCTAAATTCATATTCACTTACTCGTAAAATTGTAATTATCCATTTACATTTTTACTTACTGAAACAGACAGGCATTTTGCCCTTGCCAGTTTTGTTTTGTGTATCAAAGTTAGTGGGAAAAGTCTTTTAGATTGTCTAATCCATCTTTCAAAATAGAGCACTTGTGTTTGTGCCTGGTTTCAGTGCTGTCAGTTCATCGTTCATATGTTAGGTCTGTATCTTCCATTTACATCAAAGATGGAATGGACGATGGGATTTGGAAACCTtgttctttctgttttttttttccccttttttttttttaaataagataatttatttattttatttttatgatacGTTTGGCTAGTGGCAGATTCGGAATTTTCAATCATCAAGGGCTTAATATTGAGGGCCTCATATATCATGGGATGTATGTAATTTCATCGGGGGCTCAATCCCTAAGTGAAATAACATTAGATTCGCCACTATAATTGACGCATATAAATTTATACATTTGAATCATTCTACTTTCTGTTAAATATTTTAACAGATTacagatggtagataaggaactTTAATCTAGTAGTTGGAATGATTCATTACAATCAACTTGAAAAATCACTTGAGTGGTTAGATAAAATTCATAGGTATATTAATggatattattatattataaattatagATACAGTCTCAAAATTTAGATTTGTAGATTCCTTGCTTGCTGGTTTAAtctatcttcttttctttgcctTTAAAGGAAGGAGATTCAGATTCAGATTCAAATTCCTACAGCCAAGATGATAGGACTAacaatatataagtatatacaTTCCAAAAATGTGATTTTACAAGATTTACACTGTaacaaatcaaaaaaataaaataataactgTGGCAAAAACAAAACTGCATTGCCTTAttactaaaaccctaaaactacATATTTAGTTTGTTACAGGAAATAATGTCTGAAATATCACCTCCTCCCTAATTCCATTGCATCCAATGGTGAGTTTGGATCATTACCTAAAGATAGCGACACATATGCCTCGTCTCTGTGGCTGACTTCTTGATTCACAGCACGAACAGATTCCTGGGTTTGCACATTAACTGCATTTGTGATCTGGGTTCCATTAGTTGTCCTGCTACCTGATTCTTCCAAAGCTCTGAAGTATGCATAAGGACCCCAtccttgaaaaaaaataaaaaatagcttAATATTTAAGAAGAGAGAGTGAAATTGATTGGTAAATATGAAGACAAGAAAATCCTTACCATCAACATGATACGGTGGGGGGAAGAATTGCCGATAGCAAAATGCTGCTACAACAAGCCCTACAACCAGGTAAAAGCCATAGATTTTAGACAGTTAGAAAATATGCTTAGTTAGAAagaggctttgatgatgatcaaTAACGTGATATCATTGAAAACAAACCTAAAAGACCTCCAACAAACACATCTTCCCAGTGGTGCCAATAGTCGTCAACTCGAGATACACCAACTAGGGATGCAGCAAGCAATGGGAGAAATACTACACAGAGCTTTGCAACATGCCCTTTGCGGTCAAATGCTTTGATCTTCCCAGATAAGTACAATGAGAGAAAACCTAGTCCTGCAAAGGACCCTGCAAACAAATTTTGAATTGTATCATACAATTAGACACTCATAGTCTCATATGCTTATTCTGTAAATTTACATGATCTGTCTGATATACTATTGAATTAGGGATGTCAAAAGGCTTACATGAAGTATGGCCACTTGGGAAGCTCTTATATCCTTCCTTTATTTCACTAGCCTTCCCGTGGCAAACCACATCGCCCCAATGATCATATAGCtataaaaggcaaaaaaaaaagatataaaaatCAGTGATGCACTATTTTCAGAGCTATAAAGGTGCCAAAAGGAAAGAGATATTAATATATAGGTCTCTGTAGTACTTTGGCATAATTATAACAAATGCGAAAGATATAAAGCAAAAAACACTCGTTGCACAAGGCTCTCGTTGTGGACTTGTGGTGATGGGTTAAAGGAAGGAGAAACAAGGAACATAAGTTCGAGAAAAGCAAGAACATACATCAATTCCATCCGGGAAACAACGCCAAAAGAAGTTAGGTCGAGGCCGTCCCACAGCAACTTTTATTGCATCCGTGAAAACCCCAGTAATCAGCATAGCAAATAGAAGGCCTGCTCCAGAAAATAAGATAGAAATCATTACAAAAAAAACTATTCCCAAACAATTTTTCAACCCGGCACAAAGACTCTAGTTAGAGATTATTACCTAAAATGCTGTGGTGAAGATCATAGACATCTCTCCTacgaaaataaaagaaaaggaagacgGCTATAGGCAACAAAACTGCATACATCTggacatcaaaagaaaaaagaaacctgTTATCCTGATATTCAACAGCACAAAACGGTTATGAAGACCACAAATACACAGAATTAACTGCTccagattgattttcaatgtctCGTGTTACTCAATCAAGCCATAACACAAAACAAATCTGATGGTGGATGGTCAGAAAGACTTACAGGCACAGACCAAACAGGCACAGTGTTGTCCTTCATGGGATATTTGAGGTCTGTCATCATAGTCTCAGCCACAAAGCGGTGAAATGGTTGAATTGTGAACAGAACGATCTCAATTGCCCCAAGCAGCAACAGGATAAGCCAATCATGCATGTGCTTCCTCGCAACTTTGGATCCATGAGACTTAATAGTGCACGCACCAAGATCAATCTCCCTCATTGTTTCCCTCTATTGAAAATTaacgaaaaagaaagaagacagTATTCATCAAAGTGAACAACATTACATTACAACAGACAATAATATCTGAAAAACAATTGGAATTCACTGAATCTACTCCTAAAATCGTCATTAAACAGTAAATATTTACTTATTAAGCCACGGACCTGTACAATGCCGCGAAAATTGAAGAGAGACCGAAGTGATTCCAAACTCATCCAAGCCATTGTGGAAGTCTCGCAACCTAAAAACTGAAGAATCTTaagttcattaaaaaaaaaagaagaaacgaaCAAAAACACTCTTGTTTCCAGCAcagaaggaagagaagaagacaaTCCGTGTTACCtataaaataatattcaaattataaaaaaaaaaattcttcttctCTGAAATATGCGAAGGACGCCGGCACCGGCGATTCAAGAGAGAGTGATTGTTCCGGCAAAAGAGGGCTTTGAAATTGTTCGATTTGGCGCTGACGAGCAGTTATATAAAGGAATCCTCGGTTTAACGGCGAAGCCTCCgttgtttgaaaattcaaatttctCGATCACGTATTAAATGGTGGTCAGCATCGGCAGGCTTAAATACTCGATCAAATAGGAAGTGATCGTAGCCGTTGGATATGTTGACTCAAACTATTCCCCTTCTATTGGAAGAACCGTGTGGAGCCCACACGTAGTTCGCTAAGGAAAAGTCGCCACGTCAGAGTCACGCCAGAGGTTGAGAGAGGGACAAAATTAAAAAGCCTCAACGCACTTTTTTGACGCTGTCAAGGGCTCAAGGCTCGTCATGTTCGATTGAATATTTTGGGCCTATTCGTTGGGCCAAGCCCAGGCTTAAGAGAATTTGGAAAAACAAAGATCGCtttcaaaatcatgaaaagggTGAGGGTATAATAAGTATGTACCATCAAATCATTGAATTtagaatttcaaaattacaatcacattgctttggaatttttatcttgatagaaaaaaaaaatagtatcatTTTTTAAAGGAAATGATGGTTGATCCCTTGATTGGTTTCTGAGAATAATTCTAAGTAAAAATGTGTTTTTATcatcaaccttttttttttttgagaaaattatCATCAACTTCTTGTCTTAGGAGTctcatctttaaaaaaaaaataaaaaatcctagGAATATTACATTTGTCCTCTAATGGTGGAGGGATTAAAATATCTTGGTGAATTTCAAAATTGTTATGATTGAGATAGTTTCCATACCAAATGGTCCTTATAAAATAACACTTGAGTTATTCAATTGGTATATAATATATGATTCATCCAACCACTTTTGGGTGATAACTTAGTGAATCCATCTGAAACCAAATCACGTGGACTCGGTAAATATTTAGTTCAATTCCTATTAATTTCAAATACCCTTGGCCCAACTTATCATATTATCAAgtggagaatttttttttactcgTGGATCTGCCGACTTAAGTTATTCAGTTCATATATACGATTCATCCAATCCTTTATGTAATTTTGTCTTCCTTAATCATTAAAATAATTTCTTGACTACATTACTTGGgtaactttatatatatatatatatatatatatatatatatatatatattactttggTAAGTTTGACGACAATATTTCTGGAGGGTCCA belongs to Tripterygium wilfordii isolate XIE 37 chromosome 2, ASM1340144v1, whole genome shotgun sequence and includes:
- the LOC120005355 gene encoding lipid phosphate phosphatase 2-like isoform X1 — its product is MPEVQSGAYTIRSHGVKVVKTHVQDWLILLLLGVTEIILNIIEPFHRFVGQDMMTDLKYPLQDNTVPFWAVPIVAIVLPFAVIIFYYFIRRDVYDLHHALLGLLFSVLITGVITDAIKDAVGRPRPDFFWRCFPDGKGVFDPITKNVMCTGDKSVIKEGHKSFPSGHTSWSFAGLGFLSWYLSGKIRAFDHRGHVAKLCYVLLPLLLAALVAVSRVDDYWHHWQDVFTGAILGTTVSSFCYLQFFPPPYDMDGWGPHAYFQMLAESRNDLQSETSTNPISVRQTELESVNVETQSQVETSRLNTGDAILDGSRSGMTR
- the LOC120016820 gene encoding lipid phosphate phosphatase 1-like; protein product: MAWMSLESLRSLFNFRGIVQRETMREIDLGACTIKSHGSKVARKHMHDWLILLLLGAIEIVLFTIQPFHRFVAETMMTDLKYPMKDNTVPVWSVPMYAVLLPIAVFLFFYFRRRDVYDLHHSILGLLFAMLITGVFTDAIKVAVGRPRPNFFWRCFPDGIDLYDHWGDVVCHGKASEIKEGYKSFPSGHTSWSFAGLGFLSLYLSGKIKAFDRKGHVAKLCVVFLPLLAASLVGVSRVDDYWHHWEDVFVGGLLGLVVAAFCYRQFFPPPYHVDGWGPYAYFRALEESGSRTTNGTQITNAVNVQTQESVRAVNQEVSHRDEAYVSLSLGNDPNSPLDAMELGRR